A stretch of the Papaver somniferum cultivar HN1 chromosome 6, ASM357369v1, whole genome shotgun sequence genome encodes the following:
- the LOC113285886 gene encoding uncharacterized protein LOC113285886, translating to MSKGRTNSSPDLTPLATNLDNCDPSLILQGLAANVKLLLKLIEDHNEACTKDFDDRKMQRVASMITILDEVKTRIQKSQNFGIKKREAALRRCNTELRANRGSSPNRRLLHEPSTDEKETLKRELNACTMARKSLERMFSGLGKEKEIMAAELARKTHELNAIEEHVNDLKAQNESLLAKLQACAVEHKGRNQSGQGDHHNFTKEDNVDLEKRNKTLSENLVKSLDGYRSLKRRLREAHEEKERVNEKMEEMSEQAEIGLNRIVGLQKSIAELNENSPLEIEYELSALEDIFRRFEALKIASRCAKNLNE from the exons ATGAGCAAAGGACGTACGAACTCATCACCGGATTTAACACCTCTTGCAACTAATCTGGACAATTGTGATCCTTCATTAATCTTACAAG GTTTGGCAGCGAATGTAAAGTTGCTATTGAAACTAATCGAGGATCATAATGAAGCGTGCACGAAAGACTTCGATGACCGCAAAATGCAAAGAGTTGCAAGCATGATCACAATTCTGGATGAAGTCAAAACCCGAattcaaaaatcacaaaattttggTATTAAGAAAAGAGAAGCAGCACTAAGACGCTGCAATACAGAACTTAGAGCTAACCGCGGATCATCACCGAATCGGAGGCTACTGCATGAACCTTCAACAGATGAAAAAGAAACCCTGAAAAGAGAGCTCAATGCATGCACAATGGCGCGGAAAAGTTTAGAAAGAATGTTTTCAGGActgggaaaagagaaggaaataatGGCAGCCGAACTTGCAAGGAAAACTCACGAACTAAACGCAATTGAGGAGCATGTGAACGATCTTAAAGCTCAGAACGAGTCATTGTTAGCTAAACTACAAGCTTGCGCGGTCGAACACAAAGGAAGGAACCAGTCTGGACAAGGAGATCATCATAATTTCACTAAAGAGGACAATGTAGACTTAGAAAAGCGTAACAAGACACTTTCAGAGAATCTCGTTAAGTCATTAGACGGATATCGATCCTTAAAGAGGAGACTAAGAGAGGCACATGAAGAGAAAGAGAGGGTGAATGAGAAAATGGAGGAGATGTCTGAACAAGCTGAAATCGGCTTAAACCGCATCGTCGGCCTACAAAAATCCATTGCCGAGCTAAACGAAAATTCACCATTAGAAATCGAATACGAGCTATCTGCATTAGAAGATATATTTCGACGCTTTGAAGCATTAAAGATCGCAAGTAGATGTGCCAAAAACCTCAATGAATAA
- the LOC113288422 gene encoding protein BREAST CANCER SUSCEPTIBILITY 1 homolog, with protein MEALVNLEKMGRELKCPICLGLLKSAVSLTCNHLFCDLCIKKTMKSDSHCPVCKVPFGRREVRSAPNMDNLVSIYKSMEVASGINTLASQTTAHTDGSDEIVCAQNKPQYAAHSDSPQTRGKAKRKRKFKRKTSKDCDTADNVSQPSQEPTFPAKKRVQVPQCLLSETPMRSENFAVGRLDEISEDGPGSSLFKSKGKSFSNDKGEPAFAPFFWLREDNPDDDVEKPSGQLMTSDDSKDTPRKIPSFSDLKDSDDESPTKSIGNGEEKTESKIAYLFDSEMFEWTQRPCSPELFSTPEKTKAGYKELNTIEDDECVVASSTQGAPTGEAVASETVKAVNCEQENENIDEKLAPVKAKSSKNRNKSKKSKRKSKRNTGIAKEKCAKISTDEVLGDVCIDLGEVGEVSNESVKCATNSTATNVRNKICSKNKKARLNSFDANKVTDELHEAIEVNSENHATKETATRSPTSLDDQHTKSIHKNSEKIKKLDIQLKRTNARSLKDKTVAAAAVEVVEEVQKNENQENGKANTKSLAQTDLQVDPPRTSELEERARNKPRNAKILGKRNCAREFGNQKRLNFTDDSVKGVSAGEVAVASSKVVDPSKTSELEKRTTDKHRDTKIVGDKSCMQELREGKRVKFSTDNCVKTGAVGKALDESNKTVAKENQTSKQLQENSDNSSRTKKVLSASKAMLLQKCENVPVKIQELREGKRVKFSTDNYVKTGSVGKVLDESNKAVAKENQTSKQLQESSDNSSRTKNVLCASKAMSLQKCENVPVKIQCAFCQSSTESEASGKMLHYVNGKPVADYNKGSHVIHSHSNCTEWAPNVYFEKDTAVNLGTEVARSKRIKCSCCGIKGASLGCYENSCRKSFHVPCAKMVPQCRWDTENFVLLCPIHSSSKLPNEVAGSVGQRREKSIPKTGETEVREAEVVVQHGLNTSQAWKSLGSSKKWVLCCSGLTDGEKEIVSEFTRITGVPVSKTFGTNVTHIIASTDTSGACKRTLKFLLGILDGKWILNIDWIKACLQAMEPVAEEQYEVKVDIHGIEDGPLLGRLRVQKKQPKLFNALNFYFFGEFVPSYKGDLQNLVVAAGGTVLHRKPIKGDLGLSSSDSSMSTFIIYSLDVPDECDPRRKSTICNRRKDEARALAGSSGTKFAGHPWLLDSIAACKLQRLT; from the exons ATGGAGGCGTTAGTTAATTTAGAGAAGATGGGTAGAGAGTTAAAATGCCCAATATG CTTGGGTCTATTGAAATCAGCAGTTTCTCTCACCTGCAATCATTTGTTTTGCGA TTTATGTATTAAGAAAACTATGAAATCAGACTCTCATTGTCCGGTGTGTAAAGTTCCATTCGGACGAAGAG AGGTTCGTTCGGCTCCGAATATGGATAACTTGGTTAGTATTTATAAGAGCATGGAAGTTGCTTCAGGAATCAATACATTAGCCAGTCAAACTACAGCACATACTGATGGATCAG ATGAAATTGTTTGTGCACAGAATAAACCTCAGTATGCTGCCCATTCTGATAGTCCACAAACTCGAGGCAAAGCAAAGAGGAAGAGGAAATTCAAAAGGAAAACTTCAAAAGATTGCGATACTGCTGACAATGTATCTCAACCAAGCCAAGAACCTACCTTTCCGGCAAAGAAAAGGGTTCAGGTTCCACAATGCCTCTTATCTGAAACCCCAATGAGGTCTGAGAACTTTGCCGTTGGAAgacttgatgaaatttctgaagatGGACCTGGGAGTAGCTTATTTAAATCGAAAGGGAAGTCCTTTTCTAATGACAAAGGGGAGCCTGCATTTGCGCCCTTCTTTTGGTTGAGAGAAGATAATCCTGACGATGATGTAGAGAAACCAAGTGGTCAGCTGATGACCTCTGATGATTCCAAAGATACTCCACGAAAAATTCCTAGCTTCAGTGATTTAAAAGATTCTGATGATGAGAGCCCTACTAAATCCATCGGAAAT GGTGAAGAGAAAACCGAATCCAAAATTGCATACCTTTTTGACAGTGAGATGTTTGAGTGGACACAGAGACCTTGCTCCCCTGAGCTTTTTTCAACACCTGAGAAAACTAAG GCTGGATACAAAGAACTGAACacaattgaagatgatgaatgcGTGGTAGCTTCCTCAACTCAGGGTGCACCTACTGGTGAAGCTGTTGCTTCAGAAACAGTGAAAGCCGTCAACTGTGAGCAAGAAAATGAGAACATAGATGAGAAACTTGCACCTGTAAAAGCAAAAAGTTCCAAAAATCGTAACAAAAGTAAGAAATCCAAAAGAAAGAGCAAAAGAAACACGGGGATTGCTAAAGAGAAGTGTGCTAAGATTTCTACTGATGAGGTTCTTGGAGATGTTTGCATTGATCTGGGTGAAGTAGGTGAGGTCTCAAATGAATCAGTTAAATGTGCCACTAACAGCACTGCTACAAATGTGAGGAACAAAATTTGCAGTAAGAACAAGAAGGCTAGATTGAACAGTTTCGATGCTAACAAAGTAACAGATGAATTACATGAAGCGATTGAAGTAAACAGTGAGAATCATGCTACTAAGGAAACTGCTACCAGATCGCCTACGTCATTGGATGACCAACATACAAAGTCAATTCACAAAAACAGTGAGAAAATAAAGAAGCTCGACATTCAACTCAAACGAACTAATGCTAGAAGTTTGAAAGACAAAACCGTAGCTGCTGCTGCGGTAGAGGTGGTAGAAGAAGTTCAAAAGAATGAAAACCAAGAGAATGGCAAAGCAAACACGAAATCCCTTGCTCAGACTGACCTACAAGTTGATCCTCCTAGGACGTCTGAATTGGAGGAGAGAGCTAGAAACAAGCCCAGGAACGCCAAAATCTTAGGCAAGAGAAATTGTGCTAGAGAATTTGGAAATCAGAAAAGATTGAATTTCACTGATGATAGTGTGAAAGGTGTATCTGCTGGTGAAGTTGCAGTTGCTTCTAGCAAGGTTGTTGATCCTTCAAAAACATCCGAGTTGGAGAAGAGAACCACTGACAAACACAGGGACACCAAAATTGTAGGTGACAAGAGCTGCATGCAAGAGTTGAGAGAAGGGAAGAGAGTGAAGTTTTCTACTGATAATTGTGTGAAGACAGGAGCTGTGGGGAAAGCTCTGGATGAGTCTAACAAAACTGTTGCGAAGGAAAATCAAACCAGTAAACAATTGCAGGAGAATTCTGATAATTCAAGCAGAACTAAAAAAGTCCTTTCTGCGTCTAAGGCTATGTTACTACAGAAATGTGAGAATGTTCCTGTTAAAATCCAAGAGTTGAGAGAAGGGAAGAGAGTGAAGTTTTCTACTGATAATTATGTGAAGACAGGATCTGTGGGGAAAGTTCTGGATGAGTCTAACAAAGCTGTTGCGAAGGAAAATCAAACCAGTAAACAATTGCAGGAGAGTTCTGATAATTCAAGCAGAACTAAAAATGTCCTTTGTGCGTCTAAGGCTATGTCACTACAGAAATGTGAGAATGTTCCTGTTAAAATCCAGTGTGCATTTTGCCAATCATCTACTGAGTCAGAG GCTTCAGGGAAGATGTTGCACTATGTTAATGGCAAGCCAGTAGCTGATTACAACAAGGGGTCTCACGTCATACACTCCCACTCAAATTGCACTGAATG GGCGCCAAATGTATACTTTGAAAAAGATACTGCAGTCAATCTTGGAACTGAAGTAGCAAGAAGCAAAAGGATTAAGTGTAGTTGCTGTGGAATCAAAGGGGCATCTCTTGGGTGCTACGAGAATAGCTGTCGCAAGAGCTTTCATGTTCCTTGCGCAAAGATGGTTCCTCAGTGTCGATGGGATACT GAGAACTTTGTGCTGCTATGCCCTATTCATTCATCTTCCAAATTGCCTAACGAAGTCGCAGGATCCGTAGGTCAAAGAAGAGAGAAATCCATTCCAAAAACAGG AGAAACTGAAGTTCGAGAAGCGGAAGTGGTGGTTCAGCATGGTCTTAATACTAGCCAAGCATGGAAAAGTCTTGGCTCCTCAAAAAAGTGGGTTCTTTGTTGCTCAGGTCTCACAGATGGAGAGAAG GAAATTGTTTCTGAGTTCACAAGGATTACCGGTGTTCCAGTATCAAAGACTTTTGGCACTAATGTTACTCATATCATTGCTTCAACTGATACGAGTGGAGCATGCAAAAGAACCCTAAAATTCTTGCTGGGCATCTTAGATGGGAAATGGATACTGAATATTGATT GGATTAAAGCTTGCTTACAAGCCATGGAGCCTGTTGCTGAGGAGCAATATGAAGTCAAAGTTGATATCCATGGAATCGAGGACGGGCCTCTACTAGGAAGACTACGAGTCCAGAAAAAG CAACCAAAGCTTTTCAACGCGTTGAACTTCTACTTCTTTGGAGAATTTGTGCCTTCTTACAAAGGAGACCTTCAAAAtcttgttgttgctgctggaGGAACTGTTTTACACAGGAAACCCATCAAGGGAGACCTAGGCTTATCATCGTCTGATTCATCTATGTCGACCTTCATAATTTACAGCCTTGACGTACCTGATGAGTGCGACCCCAGGAGAAAGAGTACGATCTGTAATCGCAGGAAGGATGAAGCTCGTGCTTTGGCAGGCTCCAGTGGAACAAAATTTGCTGGCCATCCATGGTTGTTGGATTCCATTGCTGCATGCAAGTTGCAGCGTCTAACTTAA
- the LOC113291092 gene encoding tax1-binding protein 1 homolog A-like has translation MKDVVDNELKGVQAECSELKKRVTELEDGHKVMCERERKQQEQILYLSNVKDKCEQLERKNMELEVEKDRLEEELDKKNGELDEEKRRECVGLEDKLNDLSSKKDAVERKNGELEVEKNKLEKELDDSMAVCNDLKDQNAHLQALMTDSADLDSSENDASDNDEENNSRNEESQTGTGNDSEEIMSESRSRSKEIMNETRGENEEFMSERSSGSEGNQGEPSADSDEEALPTAGIMSESRNRSEGIISETRKESEESLIERSSGNEGIQRQASVDLDDEALPDVGGDQNFPIDIESDSVVEISDSENDDDSPPNYRLDERLISCKKKFPLSSTSKRKWGAETGTSEIKTEDEDKRKKLDAGKNVLLELFSLEMQTPSVRFSSAIAFTLLFALAPATSFSSLVTTVAFSSCHIRFWGAWVSVQLSFPNQMFSEDEQPCLRRNIEAIESSYPVVTVNSVAHIWGCKLLIRVLISLLTGDAFTVSEVASPVVAP, from the exons ATGAAAGATGTCGTCGATAATGAATTGAAAGGTGTTCAGGCTGAGTGTAGCGAGCTTAAGAAGCGGGTTACTGAATTAGAAGATGGACATAAGGTTATGTGTGAAAGGGAGAGGAAGCAACAGGAACAGATTTTGTACTTGTCGAATGTGAAAGACAAGTGTGAGCAGCTTGAGAGAAAGAACATGGAATTGGAGGTGGAGAAAGATAGATTAGAGGAGGAACTTGATAAGAAAAATGGGGAATTGGATGAAGAGAAGAGAAGGGAATGTGTGGGTCTTGAGGACAAATTGAATGATTTAAGCTCGAAGAAAGATGCCGTTGAGAGGAAGAATGGGGAATTGGAGGTTGAGAAGAATAAATTGGAGAAGGAGCTTGATGATAGCATGGCAGTGTGCAATGACCTGAAAGATCAGAATGCTCATCTGCAAGCGCTTAT GACAGACAGTGCGGATTTGGATTCTTCAGAAAATGATGCTTCTGACAATGACGAAGAGAACAACAGTAGAAATGAGGAAAGTCAGACTGGAACTGGAAATGATAGTGAAGAAATAATGAGTGAGTCTAGAAGCAGAAGTAAAGAAATCATGAATGAAACTAGAGGGGAAAATGAAGAGTTTATGAGTGAAAGAAGCAGCGGAAGTGAAGGGAATCAAGGGGAACCTTCAGCGGACTCAGACGAAGAAGCTTTACCAACTGCTGGAATCATGAGCGAGTCTAGAAACAGAAGTGAAGGAATCATTAGTGAAACTAGAAAGGAAAGCGAAGAATCTTTGATTGAAAGAAGCAGCGGAAATGAAGGAATTCAGCGTCAAGCTTCAGTCGACTTAGATGATGAAGCTTTACCAGATGTTGGGGGTGATCAAAATTTCCCTATAGACATCGAATCTGATAGTGTCGTTGAAATCAGTGACAGTGAAAATGATGATGATTCACCACCTAATTATAGACTTGACGAACGTCTGATTAGTTGCAAGAAGAAGTTTCCACTTAGTTCAACATCCAAGCGAAAGTGGGGTGCAGAAACAGGAACTAGTGAAATTAAGACTGAGGATGAGGATAAAAGGAAGAAACTTGATGCAGGGAAAAATGTACTTCTTGAACTCTTCTCTTTGGAGATGCAGACTCCTAGT GTTAGATTTTCGTCCGCAATAGCTTTCACACTATTATTCGCTTTAGCTCCTGCCACTTCATTCTCTTCCCTTGTCACAACTGTTGCATTTAGCTCCTGTCACATACGATTTTGGGGTGCCTGGGTTTCTGTTCAGTTGTCTTTTCCAAATCAGATGTTTTCGGAGGATGAACAACCTTGTTTGAGGCGGAA CATTGAAGCTATTGAATCCAGCTATCCTGTTGTTACTGTAAATTCTGTTGCCCACATTTGGGG GTGCAAGCTCCTCATACGTGTTCTCATTTCTTTGCTTACAGGTGACGCTTTCACTGTTTCTGAAGTAGCTTCACCAGTAGTTGCACCCTGA